Proteins from a genomic interval of Hydrogenophaga sp. PAMC20947:
- a CDS encoding wax ester/triacylglycerol synthase family O-acyltransferase translates to MGQGLMGALGFEGERMSKVDTAWLRMDSPSNLMMILGVWILRPGIQHAALSQRIHDRLPPYRRFVQVAREDAAGAHWVDDPHFDLARHVTCLPLQQQPGQSAQAALQERVAHLAMQPLDPMHPRWQFELVEDYDGGSALIARIHHCIADGIALISVMMSLADGGGLPPQRKPSHRQRSAAGAAEDWVVDTLIRPFGDLTARALDAAGGGAAKSIALMASPQQGFSDTLGQAMNLARTGAQLASDLAALALMPDDSPTRLKGTPGTTKRVAWCEPIPLDEVKAIGKALNCSVNDVLLSCVAGAIGTYLRDLGDDTQGQEIRAMVPINLRSMEDAWKLGNRFGLVPLVLPIGLDNPIERVFEVRSRMNELKGSMQPLLTFGLLSIAGLLVKPAQDAMLAIFGRKTTAVMTNVPGPGTKLQVCGSTLEQTMVWVPQTGTVGLGVSILSYGGGVQFGVIADTTLCPDPQRIIDAFEPEFQRLLMVTLMLPWGD, encoded by the coding sequence ATGGGGCAGGGACTGATGGGTGCGCTGGGGTTCGAAGGTGAGCGCATGAGCAAGGTCGACACCGCCTGGCTGCGCATGGACTCGCCCAGCAACCTCATGATGATCCTGGGCGTGTGGATTCTGCGTCCGGGCATCCAGCACGCGGCGCTGAGCCAACGCATACACGATCGTTTGCCGCCCTACCGCCGCTTTGTACAGGTGGCCCGGGAAGACGCCGCAGGCGCACACTGGGTGGACGATCCTCACTTTGATCTGGCTCGCCACGTGACCTGCCTGCCACTCCAGCAGCAACCGGGGCAAAGCGCCCAGGCCGCGCTGCAGGAACGTGTGGCCCATCTGGCCATGCAGCCCCTGGACCCCATGCATCCCCGCTGGCAGTTCGAACTCGTCGAAGACTACGACGGTGGCTCGGCCTTGATCGCCCGCATCCACCACTGCATCGCCGACGGCATTGCGCTGATCAGCGTGATGATGAGCCTCGCGGATGGTGGTGGACTACCGCCCCAGCGCAAACCCTCGCACCGCCAGCGCAGTGCCGCGGGCGCCGCTGAGGACTGGGTGGTCGACACCCTGATCCGCCCATTTGGGGATCTCACGGCGCGCGCCCTGGATGCCGCCGGTGGTGGCGCGGCCAAATCGATTGCGCTCATGGCTTCACCCCAACAGGGCTTCAGCGACACGCTGGGCCAGGCCATGAACCTGGCGCGCACGGGCGCCCAACTCGCCAGCGATCTGGCCGCCCTGGCCTTGATGCCCGACGATTCGCCCACCCGCCTCAAGGGCACACCCGGCACCACCAAACGCGTGGCCTGGTGTGAGCCCATCCCGCTGGACGAGGTCAAGGCGATCGGCAAGGCGCTGAACTGCTCGGTCAATGACGTGCTCCTGAGTTGCGTGGCCGGCGCCATCGGCACCTACCTGCGCGATCTGGGGGACGATACCCAGGGGCAGGAAATCCGCGCCATGGTGCCCATCAATCTGCGCTCGATGGAAGACGCCTGGAAGCTCGGCAACCGCTTTGGGCTGGTGCCACTGGTGCTGCCCATCGGGCTCGACAACCCCATCGAGCGCGTGTTCGAGGTGCGCTCACGCATGAACGAACTCAAAGGCAGCATGCAGCCCTTGCTGACGTTCGGCTTGCTGTCGATCGCAGGTCTGCTGGTCAAACCGGCCCAAGACGCCATGCTCGCCATATTTGGCCGCAAGACCACCGCCGTGATGACCAACGTACCCGGTCCGGGCACCAAGTTGCAGGTCTGTGGTTCCACCCTGGAGCAGACCATGGTCTGGGTGCCCCAGACGGGCACCGTGGGCCTGGGGGTTTCGATCCTGAGCTATGGCGGCGGCGTGCAGTTTGGCGTCATTGCCGACACCACACTGTGCCCCGACCCCCAGCGCATCATCGATGCCTTTGAGCCCGAGTTCCAGCGCCTGCTCATGGTGACGTTGATGTTGCCGTGGGGAGATTGA
- a CDS encoding acyl-CoA-binding protein, translating to MSDLKSQFEAAVANSKNLSERPDNATLLKFYGLYKQATAGDVTDKKPGFSDMVGRAKWDAWNGLKGTATDAAQQQYIDLIESLR from the coding sequence ATGTCCGATCTGAAGTCCCAATTTGAAGCCGCTGTGGCCAACTCCAAGAACCTGAGCGAGCGCCCCGACAACGCGACCCTGCTGAAGTTCTATGGCCTGTACAAGCAGGCCACCGCCGGTGACGTCACCGATAAGAAGCCCGGCTTCAGCGACATGGTGGGCCGCGCCAAGTGGGACGCCTGGAATGGCCTCAAAGGCACGGCAACCGATGCGGCCCAGCAGCAGTACATCGACCTGATCGAGTCTTTGCGCTGA
- a CDS encoding polyhydroxyalkanoic acid system family protein, producing MADIHIHRHHELGLKGARKVAWQWAEQAESEFDMACAYAEGEDEDEVEFSRSGVKGSLRVCSDHFELNAQLGFLLGAFKDRIESEIVKNLDDLLAAKKPAARKKKPA from the coding sequence ATGGCCGACATCCACATCCACCGCCACCACGAACTCGGACTGAAGGGCGCGCGCAAGGTCGCCTGGCAATGGGCCGAGCAGGCCGAATCGGAATTTGACATGGCCTGCGCCTACGCCGAGGGGGAGGACGAAGACGAAGTGGAGTTCAGCCGTTCAGGCGTCAAGGGGAGTCTGCGCGTGTGCAGCGATCACTTTGAATTGAATGCCCAGCTGGGATTTCTGCTCGGCGCCTTCAAGGACCGCATCGAAAGCGAGATCGTCAAAAATCTGGACGACTTGCTGGCGGCCAAGAAACCGGCAGCGCGCAAGAAAAAACCCGCCTGA